The following coding sequences are from one Cystobacter fuscus DSM 2262 window:
- a CDS encoding FUSC family protein: MMRRLVEHAREAVRFAPVKPAVMAGIRAAIATIFPVMVTTALRLTDGVWPSLGGFNVSFADKGGSYRARATSMASGLIVGALAAFLGALAGEHPVLSIGMALLWVTACSFAGVYGAAANIVGNTAASAFVVSLAFPSSGVGEALERGGLLAMGGLSAMFLSLVLWPIRPYRPSRLAVAQCFRDLAEYVGEVTRVFTAEEDGPLWQGLIQRHHGRIRETLEVAGSTLAATRRGRGESQRGEQLLVLLQIADTMFGTVIALSDVMESLPRERRAEPAWRWVERSATGFRESLLALARGVETEGGANPLPPLEWGLEPPGSPRPTAGTEERAKYLYALRLLAQLRDFMGAATRTETRLTDPNALPRTEPLPWTQRVLGPVRDNLSLDSMVLRHALRVGLTTTVAVGVSLAFIPSHGYWVTITVLTIMQPYTGATFLRGLQRVGGTVVGGILAAAVASSIQQHPQALLPLLFVTVAISIAVIPLNYGLYTAFLTLTFVLLAEMGTGDWGLARVRILNTLIGGALALAGTWLLWERSEHLLLPEQIAAALRANREHFLQVFANRREPSRDPQAGFSEARRKMGLATLNAEASFQRLLSEPRRRTEPLEPLMTLLAYLRRFAASVVSLSVTPREAFPDGRRAHLERFADTVSGVLDDLADAVVRGRPPSPLPDLEGWLREAPLAAEHAEAGAEDESLLRIQLERVTRRLIVLHGAVSRRGTRSPLERTSGAVATIR, from the coding sequence ATGATGCGGCGTCTGGTCGAGCACGCGAGGGAGGCGGTCCGGTTCGCTCCGGTGAAGCCGGCGGTGATGGCCGGGATCCGGGCGGCGATCGCGACCATCTTCCCCGTGATGGTCACCACGGCCCTGCGGCTGACCGATGGGGTGTGGCCGAGCCTGGGCGGGTTCAACGTCTCCTTCGCGGACAAGGGGGGCTCCTACCGTGCCCGCGCCACGAGCATGGCGTCCGGTTTGATCGTCGGCGCGCTCGCGGCCTTCCTGGGCGCCCTGGCCGGGGAGCACCCGGTGCTGTCCATCGGGATGGCGCTGCTGTGGGTGACGGCCTGCTCGTTCGCGGGGGTCTACGGCGCGGCGGCGAACATCGTGGGCAACACCGCGGCGAGCGCCTTCGTCGTCTCCCTGGCGTTTCCATCCTCGGGAGTGGGAGAGGCCCTGGAGCGCGGGGGACTGCTGGCCATGGGCGGCCTGTCGGCGATGTTCCTCTCGCTCGTGCTCTGGCCCATCCGTCCCTACCGGCCGTCCCGGCTCGCCGTCGCCCAGTGCTTCCGGGATCTGGCGGAGTACGTGGGCGAGGTGACCCGGGTGTTCACCGCGGAGGAGGACGGCCCGCTCTGGCAGGGGCTCATCCAACGGCACCATGGGCGGATTCGCGAGACGTTGGAGGTGGCGGGAAGCACGCTCGCCGCCACGCGCCGGGGCCGCGGCGAGAGTCAGCGCGGCGAGCAGCTCCTGGTGCTGTTGCAGATCGCCGACACGATGTTCGGCACGGTCATCGCCCTGAGCGACGTGATGGAGAGCCTGCCGCGCGAGCGCCGGGCCGAGCCCGCGTGGCGGTGGGTGGAGCGGTCGGCCACTGGCTTCCGTGAGTCGCTCCTGGCGCTCGCGCGGGGCGTGGAGACGGAAGGTGGGGCCAATCCCCTGCCTCCGCTGGAGTGGGGGCTTGAGCCCCCGGGGAGCCCCCGGCCCACTGCGGGAACCGAGGAGCGGGCGAAGTACCTGTACGCGCTGCGGCTGCTCGCCCAACTGCGCGACTTCATGGGCGCGGCGACGCGGACGGAGACGCGCCTGACGGATCCGAACGCGCTGCCCCGGACGGAGCCCCTTCCCTGGACGCAGCGGGTGCTCGGTCCGGTGCGCGACAACCTCTCGCTGGACTCCATGGTGCTGCGCCACGCGCTCCGGGTGGGGTTGACCACCACGGTCGCCGTCGGCGTGTCGCTCGCGTTCATTCCGAGCCACGGCTACTGGGTGACGATCACCGTGCTCACCATCATGCAGCCGTACACGGGCGCGACGTTCCTCCGGGGGCTGCAGCGGGTGGGCGGCACGGTGGTGGGCGGCATCCTCGCCGCGGCGGTTGCCTCCAGCATCCAACAACACCCCCAGGCGCTCCTGCCGCTGCTGTTCGTCACCGTGGCGATCAGCATCGCCGTCATCCCGCTCAACTACGGGCTCTATACCGCCTTCCTCACGCTCACCTTCGTGCTGCTGGCGGAGATGGGGACGGGTGATTGGGGGCTGGCCCGGGTGCGCATCCTCAACACGCTCATCGGAGGCGCGCTGGCGCTGGCGGGCACCTGGTTGTTGTGGGAGCGCTCCGAGCACCTGCTGCTTCCCGAGCAGATCGCCGCCGCGCTCCGGGCCAACCGCGAGCACTTCCTCCAGGTGTTCGCCAACCGGCGCGAGCCGTCGAGGGATCCCCAGGCGGGCTTCTCCGAGGCGCGGCGCAAGATGGGCCTGGCGACGCTCAACGCCGAGGCCTCCTTCCAGCGGCTGCTCTCCGAGCCACGCCGGCGCACCGAGCCGCTCGAGCCGTTGATGACCCTGCTCGCCTACCTGCGGCGGTTCGCGGCGTCGGTGGTGTCCCTGTCGGTGACCCCGCGGGAGGCGTTTCCCGACGGACGCCGGGCCCACCTGGAGCGCTTCGCGGACACCGTGAGCGGGGTGTTGGATGATCTCGCCGACGCGGTGGTGCGGGGCCGCCCGCCCTCGCCGCTGCCGGATCTGGAGGGGTGGTTGAGGGAGGCGCCGCTCGCGGCGGAGCACGCGGAGGCCGGAGCCGAGGACGAGTCGCTGCTGCGCATCCAACTGGAGCGGGTGACGCGGCGGCTCATCGTCCTGCACGGGGCCGTGTCGCGCCGGGGGACGCGCTCGCCCCTGGAGCGCACGTCGGGCGCCGTGGCGACGATCCGGTGA